One part of the Tenacibaculum sp. 190130A14a genome encodes these proteins:
- a CDS encoding peptidoglycan DD-metalloendopeptidase family protein: MTNIFLYLVESSFVFSILYGIYKIGYSKTTFYSFNRWILLIIPIVSFIVPLANTFTSKISTTPSFIKIPDFQEFIHKGEELLTQSDDMETTVYFSFEALFSVVYFLGLALLLIKLVQSILVIVKLKKESPSFTEEKVRFILTDKKDTFSFFNWIFISKEHQAIDNTLIITHEKAHILFKHTIDILFIELYILFFWFNPFVYSYRKSLKAIHEYQADAYVLNKDVKKSTYLYALLENIQIVTSNNLYNYFNQPVIKKRIDMITKNPTNKMYKLSYSILGVSTLLLCFAFTKANKAALNPKLHYTTTHFTTPPFLFPVQNKSRKDISSIYGQKGRYSKKTGKKLHQGIDIKAPIGTPVVATADGVIMKASNQKAWGNLIVINHADGYQTWYAHLDGFNAKENQTVKRGQIIGYVGNTGFSTGPHLHYEVRLNDKHLDPLDVIEE; encoded by the coding sequence TTCTATATCTAGTTGAAAGTAGTTTTGTTTTTTCAATCTTGTATGGCATATATAAGATAGGTTACAGTAAAACTACTTTTTATAGTTTTAATCGATGGATTCTACTAATTATACCTATTGTCTCATTTATTGTACCATTAGCTAATACGTTTACCTCAAAAATATCTACTACTCCTTCTTTCATTAAGATTCCAGATTTTCAAGAATTCATACACAAAGGTGAAGAATTACTAACTCAAAGTGATGACATGGAAACAACAGTCTATTTTTCTTTTGAAGCTTTGTTTTCGGTAGTTTATTTTCTCGGTCTTGCTCTGTTACTAATAAAATTAGTACAATCTATTTTAGTCATTGTTAAACTAAAAAAAGAATCTCCATCATTTACTGAGGAAAAAGTTAGATTTATATTGACTGATAAAAAAGATACATTTTCCTTTTTCAATTGGATATTCATTTCAAAAGAACATCAAGCCATCGATAATACTTTAATTATTACGCATGAAAAAGCACATATACTTTTTAAACATACTATAGACATTCTTTTTATTGAACTATACATTCTCTTTTTTTGGTTTAACCCTTTTGTGTATAGTTATAGAAAATCATTAAAGGCCATACATGAATATCAAGCAGATGCATATGTATTGAATAAAGATGTCAAAAAATCGACTTATTTGTATGCCTTGTTAGAGAATATACAAATTGTCACTTCGAATAATTTATATAATTATTTTAATCAACCTGTAATCAAAAAGCGAATAGATATGATCACTAAAAATCCAACAAACAAGATGTACAAGCTCAGTTATTCTATACTAGGCGTTTCTACTTTATTATTATGTTTTGCCTTTACAAAGGCTAATAAGGCAGCATTAAATCCAAAGCTGCATTATACTACCACACATTTTACAACACCTCCTTTTCTATTTCCTGTGCAGAACAAGAGTCGAAAAGACATTTCAAGTATTTACGGTCAAAAAGGAAGGTATTCTAAGAAAACTGGTAAGAAGTTACATCAAGGAATTGACATCAAAGCTCCTATAGGCACTCCTGTAGTTGCTACTGCAGATGGAGTTATTATGAAGGCTTCTAATCAAAAGGCTTGGGGTAACTTAATTGTCATTAACCATGCTGATGGCTACCAAACTTGGTATGCTCACTTGGATGGTTTTAACGCAAAGGAAAATCAAACTGTTAAAAGAGGACAAATTATTGGTTATGTAGGAAACACTGGCTTTTCTACCGGTCCACACTTACATTATGAAGTACGTTTAAACGATAAACATTTAGATCCTTTGGATGTTATTGAAGAGTAA